A DNA window from Macadamia integrifolia cultivar HAES 741 chromosome 4, SCU_Mint_v3, whole genome shotgun sequence contains the following coding sequences:
- the LOC122076174 gene encoding putative disease resistance protein At1g50180 isoform X2, whose translation MAEEVIISFAQRLGLMVLEKYKFLYGVQEQVVSLRDELQWISSFLRDAEMQGKKKERVEIWVSQIRDLAYDAEDALDILILNVMRPRKRNLRWLINYPARLITLHKMGSQIGSINKRIERISTYKSRYAIDNLEDEESLGKDVASLNERMRSSTPNYVEEDDVVGFDSQSDTVAKMLLKEEGEGEDSSSQAVVHVVSIVGMAGADLINEVPTSNPASLRRWILFWDY comes from the exons ATGGCCGAGGAAGTGATCATATCTTTCGCCCAAAGACTGGGTTTGATGGTGCTAGAAAAATACAAATTTCTATATGGGGTGCAAGAGCAGGTTGTGTCTCTTCGTGATGAGCTCCAATGGATCAGTTCCTTTCTAAGGGACGCAGAAATGCAAGgtaaaaagaaggagagagtgGAGATATGGGTGAGCCAGATCAGAGACCTTGCTTATGATGCTGAGGATGCCCTTGACATTTTAATCCTTAATGTAATGCGGCCACGGAAGAGAAACCTAAGATGGTTAATCAATTATCCCGCCCGACTTATTACTCTTCACAAGATGGGCAGCCAGATTGGCAGCATAAACAAGAGGATCGAAAGGATTTCAACTTACAAATCAAGGTATGCCATTGATAATTTAGAGGATGAAGAGTCTTTGGGCAAAGATGTGGCATCATTGAATGAGAGGATGAGATCATCAACCCCGAATTATGTGGAGGAAGATGATGTCGTTGGCTTCGATAGTCAGTCAGATACAGTGGCTAAAATGTTgttgaaagaagaaggagaaggagaagattcgTCCTCACAAGCAGTAGTTCATGTTGTTTCAATAGTTGGGATGGCTGGTGCAG ACCTTATCAATGAAGTGCCAACGTCAAATCCAGCTTCTTTGCGTAGGTGGATATTGTTTTGGGACTATTGA
- the LOC122076174 gene encoding putative disease resistance protein At1g50180 isoform X1, which translates to MAEEVIISFAQRLGLMVLEKYKFLYGVQEQVVSLRDELQWISSFLRDAEMQGKKKERVEIWVSQIRDLAYDAEDALDILILNVMRPRKRNLRWLINYPARLITLHKMGSQIGSINKRIERISTYKSRYAIDNLEDEESLGKDVASLNERMRSSTPNYVEEDDVVGFDSQSDTVAKMLLKEEGEGEDSSSQAVVHVVSIVGMAGAGKSTLAHKVYNDVKFYFDSCGWIYVSSKFKPESLLQSIKMQNHEREDMEKLLVVFDDVWKKKDWDILKNNVLKKIKTTDGRVVVAEYANKDLSSMYR; encoded by the exons ATGGCCGAGGAAGTGATCATATCTTTCGCCCAAAGACTGGGTTTGATGGTGCTAGAAAAATACAAATTTCTATATGGGGTGCAAGAGCAGGTTGTGTCTCTTCGTGATGAGCTCCAATGGATCAGTTCCTTTCTAAGGGACGCAGAAATGCAAGgtaaaaagaaggagagagtgGAGATATGGGTGAGCCAGATCAGAGACCTTGCTTATGATGCTGAGGATGCCCTTGACATTTTAATCCTTAATGTAATGCGGCCACGGAAGAGAAACCTAAGATGGTTAATCAATTATCCCGCCCGACTTATTACTCTTCACAAGATGGGCAGCCAGATTGGCAGCATAAACAAGAGGATCGAAAGGATTTCAACTTACAAATCAAGGTATGCCATTGATAATTTAGAGGATGAAGAGTCTTTGGGCAAAGATGTGGCATCATTGAATGAGAGGATGAGATCATCAACCCCGAATTATGTGGAGGAAGATGATGTCGTTGGCTTCGATAGTCAGTCAGATACAGTGGCTAAAATGTTgttgaaagaagaaggagaaggagaagattcgTCCTCACAAGCAGTAGTTCATGTTGTTTCAATAGTTGGGATGGCTGGTGCAGGTAAGTCCACCCTTGCTCACAAG gtCTACAATGatgtgaaattttattttgattcttgtGGTTGGATATATGTCTCCTCAAAATTTAAGCCAGAAAGTCTCTTGCAAAGCATCAAGATGCAAAATCATGAGAGGGAAGATATGGAGAAATTATTAGTAGTGTTTGATGATGTATGGAAGAAAAAAGATTgggatatattaaaaaataatgtcctaaaaaaaatcaaaaccacagATGGTAGGGTGGTAGTAGCCGAATATGCTAATAAAGACTTATCATCGATGTATAGATAA